The DNA region CGATGCAGACACACGCTGATAACTTACTCATATAGCATTTCATAAATACTTACGTAGTCACATTACCCAGACagcaaatgtaataaatatcCCTGTGAATGTGAAGGTTGAATGTTGGTTCACTACTTCTAACTAATTGTTTCTTCTTGTGTTGTTGCTAGATGAGTTTTTTAGTCATCCTTTCCTGGAGGCTAGCTCATCCATCAAAAAGGGTAAGTCAATAAACGCAAAGACAGCCACATGGTGATgcatacataataaaaaaaaaaaaagcctaaatgTGTAGCCAGCAAAACAGCACAGACGTGACACGACAGGTGCCCCGTGAACCGTTCTTGTAAACAAAGATTTCCTGTTTAcgttcagtgtttctcaccaaaaccACATTGTGTGTTGTCGAGGCGTCTAAGGAATGTCTTGCATTTCGTTACAGCAACTCCCACTGTGTCCATGACCTGCTTCCCAAGCTCTGCGTCAGCCAGCTCGTGCAGCAGCTCGTCCACCTCTCACCTCGCCTCACCACCGGTTTGTGTTTATTATTCCTGTATTCTCTCCCCcgttttcctctttgtttctccgTCTGTGCCGGAGTGAAGAGGCTGTGTTTTGAAGTGCAGCCACAAAAGCCAACCAAGTCGACACCtatttggctttttctcaccatctttgtgcttttattatttctttttttgctttctttcttcgttcatctgctgctttctgtctcGCTGTTTCTGCAGCAGTCTCTTGCTGAGGGTCAGCATTTGCGTGCTAAAGCTCTGGCCTCCCCTACCCAAGAAGCCGCTGGTTTTCTCCTCAAGGACTCGTCGGGAGGGGGCGGCAGCAGCAAGAACTCCTCCTCCTGTGACACAGATGACTTTGTCATGGTGCCTGCTCACTTCACCAGTAAGCTGGAAGTTACCTAAATGTCAAATGCAGCTGTGCACAGTCTCAGCCATGAgttcagctctgtggagttACTGCTAAAGTACTTGAAGTCATAGACCAGCTTTCATGTGAGCTCTGCTCTATCTAGACATAGATTCTCTGTCATTATTTTCAGGTCTCTGTTCTTAATGTACATTTTCCTTGTAATATAATGCACAATATATTTGATTCTCCTGGTTTTCCAGCAGGTGAGCTGACATGTGAGAGTAAAGTGCTGCCAGACAGCCTGATGAACAGCGGGTAAGGAGCGAGCACTGGCTATCATAGATTGCCATCACCTGTTTTACACCAATTTGACTGGGTGGCTGTGTGATACTGTCACAGAATACAGCTGATTAAGGAGGATATTTGGATATGTAGTTACGCAGTTCTCTCCTCTTTAAGCAGTTCTCTTCTGGCTTCTGCTGGTCTGTGTAGTCAAGCCAAATCACCACCACACTCACCTTCCTACAGCGGATCTCCAAGTCCCATCAGGTAGCCACTCAAACCTGAATGTTTGGTTGTGGTGCTGTGTAGCAAGACTCTGTAAGATATGGAATTTATTAATGGTAGAAAAGGGAGCAGCAATGGTTGTGTAGATTAGATTAGCCCCATTATTCAAGTAAGGGTAGATCTCAGCGTTTCATCTGCATAAACATTATATTATGTATTAgaaatggtgaaaatcaagCAAGTTGAGGAAATAGATATCGACTTATTTAACCTCAGATCATGTCCTGTTATCCATACACACattgtaatgtttgttttcacattacaaacaTTGTACAGGTTTGGCAGGATTGTCGCTCACAGGATATCTCTCCTCCAAACATATATGTAGTTCTTATTGAAAGTGTTAaatttctctctcctcagtggTCTAACTGTTTCCCTCTGCACTCTGTGTTCTTCTCACTGTTGTTGGCAGACCCAGTGAGTTCTCTGGAGGTAACTATGGAAACCACGGTCAGTCATTGCCTATCCCGGTCCCCACTCAGCTCCAGAACTACCAGCGCATGGAGCAGAATCTCCATACTACCAAACAGGATGGCTCACCACGGTCTGTACCCACAAGCACAGACACGCAGCACATTTGCATTAACGTTTAAAATTGCCCGCAGTGACTCATTAACTCTATATCGTCAGGCTGTCGACACCGGTGCGCCGTTGCAGCAGTGGAAGCTTTCTGGGCTTTGCTCGGACCGGGCCGTCGCCACCCTACGGGCAGGGCGCAGTCGCCACCAATCGAAGGCTTTCCCTGGGAGGCGCCAGACCTTTCCAGTTCTCCCCTCAAGGTAGCTCACAGGCTAGCCCTCACGTTATAAACCACTATCACAGATGCAGATCACAGCTTTTCTATACTGTATCTACACCTTGAATGAAAATGTGGACCGTGTAGAATGATCAGAGACTAAATCTGtgtttgacaagaaaaaaaaaacattttagatcatATAAGATCatataaaaagtacattttatatGATCCTTATTTTCTCATCTCACCGTGACGAAGAAATCAACTACAGACAAAGAGCAAAATAAGGCTGTGGATAGCATTTGACAAGGTTTCTGGGTCAAAGTGCTCAGAAGTTTTGGAAGTTATCGGTTGTGAAAATGAACCAACcaacagcacaaacactctCCTCACCACCGGTCGCCTCATGCTGGCACCGTCCCTCAGCTGTCTGAACGTGGAGCCAGCAGGGCAGCGGGGGAGTGAGGCAGGACTTGTCCATCTCTGCTGTCTCTTAGTAGACTTGTTGTCTTGCCATCTTGTCATGACATTTCATTTGGCGATGCCACCTGCTGtgtaaaagcagaaatgtaCTGACCGTCTCCTGTCACACAGCTCCTCAGCACGCCGAACCCCGGCTGAGCCCTCAGCAACACCCACAGACGACAGGCCTGGGCACGCGGCTCCACAGTGCCCCCTGTTTGCTGGAGTGCGCCAGTGGTGGCGGCAGGCAAAAGATCAGGAAGCAGCACTCTGACCCGGTCGTGGCCCCCTCGACGGGCCTGATGACTGTCCGCCCTCTACACTCTTCCCCCAGGCTCAGTGAGCTGATGCAGCGTAGCCCCCTTCCCACTATCCTGGGCTCCCCCTCCAGGGTgagtcatctgtgtgtgtgtgtgtgtttgagacagaaagaaaaaatctgTGTGTTTAATTCCCTTGACatacacagagcaggaaaagactACCAAGCAGCTTAAACAAACCTCCGGTacttctccccctctccctcttgtCTGTGGGCTCAGACCATCCCTCCGTTCGAATTCCCCAAGCCTCCCAGCTCTCCAAACCTTGTGACCTTCCTGACGCAGCAGGGTTTGGTTATCGGCTCCCCTTGCAGCAGGACTGCCTCAACAGAGCCCAGAGACCCGGGACAACAAGCACCTTCACAGGTCACCCAACCCGCTCACTGCATCCCCAGACTGAATGATGATGCCAAGGGTTTTGGAAGGTTAGATTACTGTTCTTgctgttgtttcctgtttgttatGTTGACCGTGATGGTGCTCTTTATCCAGAGGGAATTGTTTGCCCACAGGTACATGATAAACAGCAGTGCTTGTGTAATAGCTGCTGAATTGGGGGCTGGGGGGCTCTCGTGCGTTGCTGGGCTTCAATTTtggttttataataatataatgctTTTCATTTATATAGCATTTTTCTGAACAATGTCACAAAGTacttcacaaaaagaaaagaacaccaGACAaggcagaggaaaaagaaatgagagacCATATAAAATACTTCCAAAAGCTTTTACAAATTAAagagtttttaaaagaaactaGTGGATGAGTGTGTTCCAAAATGTGGGGGCTCTAATAACAAATGCCTGATCACCCTAAGTGACCATCCATGACCTGGGAGTGACTAGCAGGGCTTCATCCACAGCTCTAAATGGCTGAGAGAGGGGACTTACCAGGGCAATAAATCAGACATGAATGAAGCTGCAGTGTCGATTAAAGCCTTAAAAGTGAGCAATAAGATTTTAAAGTGAGTGTGAAGTTTAATGGCAAGCCaatgaaagggggggggggcagcgcaGGGCTGATGTGATCTGCCTTTTAGTTGCACTGATTCCCTCATCACATGCAGTGTAGCTGATTGTTTGGTTATttatgaagcttttttttttttacagtgagtAAATTACTTTGCATAAAGCAGAAGCTGGAGATGTGTAGTATTTGGATAACCTGATTACTCTCAGCTTTGAAGAAAGAAGGTCTAGATGGGGGTTATGAACCTAATGGAGTGGACAGAATAATAAAATGGATGGAGGAAATAGACGGCTAGTAAACGTGGATGTTTGCCTTACTCACACCGTGACCATGTTGTGATGTGTCTGCTTCCCGTCTCTTCGCTGCAGGTCTCAGAGTGCCGGCCGTCTGTCTGACATGCTGCTGATGGCTGCGTTTGGACCGGGAGGACTTGTGGGTGACCGAGGGAGCGCAGAGAACCTGACTTGTGAAAAAGCCATAGATATAACAGGTAGGAGTGTTTGTCCGCTGACATCAGCAAACACATGCGTGTCGTTTGtattcatgtgtctgtgtccatCATGTGCCAGATTTATTTCAGTCATATGCATATTAAAAACCTCCTTCCAAGCTGCCATAACAGTGGATTCATTTTCACGTAACGGCATCAGTGTGTTGATAATGTATCACAGGAGAACAGAATGTgatacaaatgaaaatgatcaatgACATATACAGCCGTATTGTCGGGCCTGTCCGTCATCCtccctgactgtctgtctgtcattgaTCTTCTCTGCCCTCTAGTGACCCCTGGTGGTGGGGGAGGCCTTGCACCCGGCTCCGGCAGTCCAGCACAGGTGGTCTTCACTGTGGGCTCCCCCCCCAGTGGCAGCACCCCACCTCATACCTCCAGACAGAGGAAATACTCAGGtagcacacatacagcacacagaagCTGTTACTGTCATTGTCCATGATGGGGAAATGTAATTAATTGTCATAAAGGTAAAcagcagttttatttttctcctggcCAAGATTTATATGAAGCCCAACTGTGGAGAGATGTAGTTACATTTAGGAAGTAATAAGccaaatgacaaacacacaatttcCAATTGGTAATTGGCACTCTGAGtgtttatgaaaagaaaaatgcatggTGCTGCAGGCAGATGTTGATCATTAACTGAAACGCATCTCCACTTACCACGGTGGTTGGCTACAAGCATGAAtgccaaaaacaacaagcagcatAGGTGGGAGAAATGCAGTCCACCCACTATCACTTCAATGTGTTCATCAGGTGTTGTGTGCGCAGACTTAGCTGTTCAGCCATCTTTGAcatctctttttcctcattcctCCAGGCTCGTTCACTTCAATCAGCCCCGCAGGCTCCTTCTCGAACCGCCACCCCCAGACAGGCACCTACCTGGACGGCTTTGAGGCTCCTTCTAGTCCTCGCTACAGTTTCACTGATCCTATCACAGCCAACATGGGCGGTCCTGTAACCTTTGAGCCTCCTGAGCTGCCTGAGGAGACACTGATGGAGGTGGGAAGCAGGTTCTACACATAGCTCTGGAAACTAGTGAAAACTGAGTCACCCCTTAGAGCCTCTATTTTCTCTCTACTTATGCAGCAATGACTTCTTTTGTTATTGAAAAGAAGAATCCCTCTCGACAGTGTGGACTGTGAGGAAAAGACCGTATAGTTTAGTGGAAGTGTCTTTAGCTCAAGTCATAGTGGCAAAAACAGCCTAAGGGGGAATAATGAAATGCACTGAATGACCTGACTcttgttaatgtttgtgttcttttcaTGAATGCAGACTGGATGCAAAGTCACATTGTAGTGTCCTCTGTTTAAAATTCTGTCTGTGGATCATCTCTTTCTTCCTGCCCCTGTCCCCCCCTGAGTGCAGCAGGAGCATACAGACACTGTGCAGAGCCTACGTTTCACATTGGATTTCGCCCGCTGTCTGATGGAGGTGGCTGGAGCCCGTGGGGCTGAAGTGATGGGGGACGTTTCACATCCCTCactccaccagcagcagagccTGGTAGCAGATCAGATAAGCTCCCTGAGCCGAGAGTGGAGGTAGGGCTGCGtgactttaaaatgatataatcGTCTGTGCACCGTGCTTAGTGACAAATATCTTTACAGATACAAAACCTTTACTCCTGAGCCAACTCAGAAGTGTTGACTGAAATATGTCAAATTTGATGCTGCCTGGTATAACACAAGCTTGAATGCATTTTTGCACCTGAGCaatcaaagacatgctgacatgAATACAATGAAAAAAGTGTGTACAATGTGAAGTGTAGAGAAAGATTTTATAACTGCAGAATTTGGGAAAAACAAACCCCATAAAACAATATTATCAAACTCATGTGCAAAGACTTTGGTCTGAACTCTGGCCCTCAGGAGCCACGACGGCTGGTCAGAGATAGTCGTCACCCTCACTTCAACAATCTAGTTGCCACTAGCTGGTTGCATTCCAGTTTTCTCACTTGTGGTTGTCTGTAATGGTTTTAGgtatttagttgtgatggtAAGGGGCTGGGTAGTGCATTATGTCAATGTCCTCATAACTATAGACATAAGTGTATGAACACTTGGGgagggttaggtttaggtaagTGAcggactgtttgtgtgtttgtgtgtttgtgtgtgtgtgtgtgtgtgtgtgtgtgtgtgtgtgtgtacctctctCCTCAGTCATGCAGAACAGCTGGTTCTCTACCTTAAGACTGCAGAACTCTTGTCCACTGCCTTACACACAGCCATGGAGCGAGTTAAACAGGGCAAACTCTACCCATCCGCGACGGTCAAACAAGGTATGAACTAttgtttaatgtgtgtattaaaatgaaatgcaaagcAGCTGATTGTAACAGGATGTGCGTAGATTGTCTTGGTAGCATATTAAATTTCCTTTTTCCAAATGTCCTGTCCGTACGCAGTGGTGAGGAGGCTGAATGAGCTGTACAAGTCCAGCGTGGCATCCTGTCGCTCACTCAGCACCCGTCTGGAGCGCTTTTTTTCCAGGAAGCACCGTCTAATGGACCAGATCACCTCCATCACAGCCGAGCGGCTGCTGTTCAGTCACACCGTGCAGATGGTAAGGAGCCGAGGGTTATCGACCGGCAGACTATGGTGTAATTGAGCAGCAGGACACAGATACTGTGTCTGTGGGCATAAACAAGCCCTCTTCTAAGATTGTGTCTTATGGTCACAGAATGCTGATTAGAGCgacatatgtatgtgtttgtatttgtgtattcGCTCAGGAAAGAGTAACACGCGAAACAAAGACGTGTTGTTTTTCACAGAACTGAGGCTCTTCACGTCCCAGCGCCattatattgatatttaaaTCAAGGCTAAAATCAAACGTATATTAAAGGCAGGTCGTGTAACATTGGATAAACTAGCCTACAGGTACGCAGTCAATCAATCCAATTTCATTCGGCctgaataaaattatttaagataagataagataaacctttgtttgcaaatttgcagcagcaaagaacaagaacaacagtgcaaagataagttgAACTtagtttatttgatttattatacTTCTGTGACAGATTATTTTTATCAAACTGTTTCATTTCTTGATAGCTGACAAAAAGCTTCCAAAGTAAGCTGCACACCCTGCCTTCTAACACGAGCATCCTGGTGTCCTCCCAGGTTCAGGCTGCTGCGTTGGACGAGATGTTCCACCAAGGGGAAGCCTCAGCCCTGCGCTACCACAAGGCTCTCCTGCTGATGGAGGGcctgtctctgctgctcactgaaCAGGACGACATCCTCAGTGTTAGCAAATGTGAGTACACCTGGAGGAAACGCATGctaacacagcacacacacgtgttGAGTGTTAAGCCAACCTgcctgcttttcttttaacttCCCCTTTGTGTCTGCAGGTAAGGAGTGCATTGAACGGCGCCTCACAGCTCTGCAGTCGGGACTCTGTGTCTGAGAGTCCTACGCTGTTTGGATATGATGTCAGCCATATGCACCCTGCACATTTTCAAGGAACCAAATCTGCACCCACATCTCATGGTTTTCACTTAGACATGCTTTAGTTTTCACAAGAAAACCACAAGGCTGCAGTTTCCAAGAAGAGATTGTGCTCTCTAAATGGCTTGCCATTCATCTCAACTTTTGGACAGTGGCAGTGACTTCCCCCCCCAACACTAATATTTGTACCAGTGTTGGACATGAAGCACTCGTACTATGAAAGAATGTCTTTGCTCTCGTCTACGTGAGAGGACTCTGCTCCCGGCGCTGAAAATGGTATTTTTTGCCAAGAAGAAGCCTCCCGTCACCAGGCGTAACACATGCAGGAGCTATTATTGCCAAGTAGTCACATACCCACATACAGTACTTATATAAGCATAGTTTTAAGATGGACTGATGAATCCGCAACAGACAACTCCACAGACAAAATGTTATCTTTTAATCAAGAACAGTCAGTGGTGGGCCAGTGCAGTACCAGCTGTACACCCACACACGTGTGCTGAGGAATAGCGGGAATGGCCAAGTATCATTCTCATTAAGTGTATGTTTGTCTTACACCTCTTGTTTGCTTTTCTAGGTCTATGTTTGCTGGTTTTTATCTAGTTGTTTCTTGCTTGCTGAAGGGAAGTATAAATGGCAACGCTGCAGATGGTGGCTAGAGCGCATAGAAGCACTATTACAAAACTGTTGCCAAaactacttaaaaaaaatatattgtttggTTTAGGTTTTATTTCAGATTCACTGTAACTATGCTGGTTTGGAAGAAAACACATCCCTGTGTTTGACACTTTACTGATTCTGTACTTGCTTAATTTAAAAGACCACGTCTGATTCTGTTTTTCCAAATGGTGGCACAAGTGAAAGCAGCAGCCtcaaaatgggttttttttaattcaagagGAAACTGAAACTGTCAGCATCTCTGATCACAATCATGTTGAACATTTAGCAGTGACCTGGGATGTATTCCTCAGAAGCTTAAATGCTGCCGTTGCTggttatttcttcatttaattCCACAtcatgtctgtttatgtgttttcaaTCAATCGTGCCAGAGTTTAGCAAGTATAATGAAATGTGAATGTCGGGCTGACAGGAGAGAAACAGCGTTGATATTAGCCTCATGTTAGATTAACTCAAATTTGGGCTCATCCGGGGGCTAACGTCTGAATGATTTGCACTGTTAAAGTACTGTACAGAACGATCTTGAGTGGAACATGCTAACAATGTCTGGTTTTTGTAGCTACCTACACAGATTGTGCTTATTTGGAGATTTCTACTTCtatacttttactgcagttttaGTTGTGTTATAGTTACTGTCGAAAGGTAATGCTAGATGTGAGAATATTAACAAAGATGGTATAAGCTATGACACCTTAGAAAGATTTCTTttagaggaaaaaggaaaaggaaatttGCTTTACACTGAAAAGTAATTtgcatcagttgtgttgtgttctctTTCAGAGTAGTcggtgtgtgactgtgtttggtTGTGAGAAGTTACCTGTTGATTTGGAGTGCTAGTtggaaatgtgtattttacctGAAATACTTGTGTGTTGTTAATATTGACTTTGGCCATAAACCCCAACAGGACATCTAACCCCCAACTGGTGGGACAGCGGGAAGGGAGAGCTTTCACTTtggttgtttgtgtgcatgcatgcatgcgtgaAGTGATGCTGGGTGTGTTGATGGACAGTGGGATTCGCTTGGTACAGACATAATGGCTTTGCGCTGTAACCAGATGTGAATGATTTGATTTTGACTTCAGTTCACTTGTGTGGATGTTGTTGACTCCCACTTTAACATGTGAAACTAAAACTCCCACTGAATCCAAGACTTGTAACACTGTCAGACCCCGTGCTAATTTATTCTCCTCTGCCTTACTAATTTAATGAAGATGGTAACTAATattttggaataaggtgctGATGTGTGGTCAGAGCTGAAGATAGTTTACGCTGAGATTTTGAAGCCAATTTAGTAGCACTGTCAGCAGAAATGAGTGGAGAGAGGGTTATCTCAGTGAGGATTTCCCTAAATATACACATGTATTTGCTTTGTGGCCTTTTGTATCTTGTCAGAGAACTTTTTCAGAAATTTCCgtagtgtgtttatgtttgtttggGCGTACATTCCTAATACCAACTCATCCACTGGCTCTCTGTCTCCTATACATGCTGTTCTGTCTAGGTAGTAAGCAGTGGTGATGTCTCAAAAGATAGCGGTAGCAGAAAGTGTTGACATCTTTATAAAACTGATGCATGTGTCACTTTTTATTGTTCCTTACAATCATTGCGATCGGCCATCCTAATGATGATTATCTTGGGTAGAagttgaaataatgaaatagtgGTAGAGCGTATGTACTCTGCTGAAGTGCTCTTGAGTGAGATATTGATCCCGACCAGCTCCAGGGCTACtgatcaaagtatcacaatAATATAAACCCTTCATGAAGATTCGGCCATGTGCACTCCCATAATGGATCTGTCATTGATTGGatgattctttttttgtatgtttgcgAAGAACATACCTGaatgtcttcattttgttttcactttactAATTCTGTGTTGCCtgtaaatattgtaaattaAGTTATTGTTTCTGTGTATATGATGCTGCAGGCATGGAGAGAACAGCACCATACCACCTATACATTTCCAAAGAACAGGCCTTCTGCTGATCTTCCATATTGTCTCCTACTGTTGcaaaagcattttaatgttgtcatATCTATGACAGACACTTTCTCAGTGTCCCTCTGTGTGATGTAACCTTTGCTGTTTGAGAGTTGCAACATGAATAAAGTGGAAGGAAAAATAATTTGTCTTCAGAAGATTTGAGTTTCCTCTGCGGTCACGTTGTCTCTGTCGAGGAGATTCGAGATTTACTTGAAAATaagctttctctctttctttcctacTTCTTTTAGAAATCCTTAGCTCCTTTAGAACTGTGATAAATGTTATAATCCTATACACCTGAACAACTAGTAATTGTTTTCCTCATTAGTCTCTATAGCTATGGAATATTTTACAAGGAGGTTTCCAAGTCAGGTAGAGCTACTGTCAGGCTGCATACCTGTAAAACCCACAGCTAAGATCaattaaactgaatatctgcAACTTTACACTAAGTCTACTTATAGGAAGACACCAGTGTTGTGGCATGGGTTagacactttttattttacttgataCCCAGTAGCTACATGTACAATCTTTTACAGCGATGGAGCAAATGATTTGCATGCTCGCCAATTACTACAAAACCATACTTCCTCAAACCGAGTGACGCCCCTAACAAGCTCCACCAATCAAACGGCTGCGTACATATGATTGACACATACGGCCGCCAATCCCAACCAAAGAGGGCGGGGCTTAACGCCTCTTACCTCAGAGCTTTAACTTGGGGGCAAAACGACACTG from Pempheris klunzingeri isolate RE-2024b chromosome 19, fPemKlu1.hap1, whole genome shotgun sequence includes:
- the ulk1b gene encoding serine/threonine-protein kinase ULK1 isoform X6; translation: METVGKFEFSRKDLIGHGAFAVVFKGRHREKHDWEVAVKCINKKNLAKSQTLLGKEIKILKELKHENIVALLDFQETASSVYLVMEYCNGGDLADYLHSKGTLSEDTIRVFLQQIAGAMRVLQAKGIIHRDLKPQNILLSYPPGRKSHSNNTCIKIADFGFARYLQNNMMAATLCGSPMYMAPEVIMSQNYDAKADLWSIGTIVFQCLTGKAPFQASSPQDLRLFYEKNKTLSPNIPRETSSHLRHLLLGLLQRNHKDRMDFDEFFSHPFLEASSSIKKATPTVSMTCFPSSASASSCSSSSTSHLASPPQSLAEGQHLRAKALASPTQEAAGFLLKDSSGGGGSSKNSSSCDTDDFVMVPAHFTSELTCESKVLPDSLMNSGSLLASAGLCSQAKSPPHSPSYSGSPSPIRPSEFSGGNYGNHGQSLPIPVPTQLQNYQRMEQNLHTTKQDGSPRLSTPVRRCSSGSFLGFARTGPSPPYGQGAVATNRRLSLGGARPFQFSPQAPQHAEPRLSPQQHPQTTGLGTRLHSAPCLLECASGGGRQKIRKQHSDPVVAPSTGLMTVRPLHSSPRLSELMQRSPLPTILGSPSRTIPPFEFPKPPSSPNLVTFLTQQGLVIGSPCSRTASTEPRDPGQQAPSQVTQPAHCIPRLNDDAKGFGRSQSAGRLSDMLLMAAFGPGGLVGDRGSAENLTCEKAIDITVTPGGGGGLAPGSGSPAQVVFTVGSPPSGSTPPHTSRQRKYSGSFTSISPAGSFSNRHPQTGTYLDGFEAPSSPRYSFTDPITANMGGPVTFEPPELPEETLMEQEHTDTVQSLRFTLDFARCLMEVAGARGAEVMGDVSHPSLHQQQSLVADQISSLSREWSHAEQLVLYLKTAELLSTALHTAMERVKQGKLYPSATVKQVVRRLNELYKSSVASCRSLSTRLERFFSRKHRLMDQITSITAERLLFSHTVQMVQAAALDEMFHQGEASALRYHKALLLMEGLSLLLTEQDDILSVSKCKECIERRLTALQSGLCV
- the ulk1b gene encoding serine/threonine-protein kinase ULK1 isoform X4; the encoded protein is METVGKFEFSRKDLIGHGAFAVVFKGRHREKHDWEVAVKCINKKNLAKSQTLLGKEIKILKELKHENIVALLDFQETASSVYLVMEYCNGGDLADYLHSKGTLSEDTIRVFLQQIAGAMRVLQAKGIIHRDLKPQNILLSYPPGRKSHSNNTCIKIADFGFARYLQNNMMAATLCGSPMYMAPEVIMSQNYDAKADLWSIGTIVFQCLTGKAPFQASSPQDLRLFYEKNKTLSPNIPRETSSHLRHLLLGLLQRNHKDRMDFDEFFSHPFLEASSSIKKATPTVSMTCFPSSASASSCSSSSTSHLASPPSLAEGQHLRAKALASPTQEAAGFLLKDSSGGGGSSKNSSSCDTDDFVMVPAHFTTGELTCESKVLPDSLMNSGSSLLASAGLCSQAKSPPHSPSYSGSPSPIRPSEFSGGNYGNHGQSLPIPVPTQLQNYQRMEQNLHTTKQDGSPRLSTPVRRCSSGSFLGFARTGPSPPYGQGAVATNRRLSLGGARPFQFSPQAPQHAEPRLSPQQHPQTTGLGTRLHSAPCLLECASGGGRQKIRKQHSDPVVAPSTGLMTVRPLHSSPRLSELMQRSPLPTILGSPSRTIPPFEFPKPPSSPNLVTFLTQQGLVIGSPCSRTASTEPRDPGQQAPSQVTQPAHCIPRLNDDAKGFGRSQSAGRLSDMLLMAAFGPGGLVGDRGSAENLTCEKAIDITVTPGGGGGLAPGSGSPAQVVFTVGSPPSGSTPPHTSRQRKYSGSFTSISPAGSFSNRHPQTGTYLDGFEAPSSPRYSFTDPITANMGGPVTFEPPELPEETLMEQEHTDTVQSLRFTLDFARCLMEVAGARGAEVMGDVSHPSLHQQQSLVADQISSLSREWSHAEQLVLYLKTAELLSTALHTAMERVKQGKLYPSATVKQVVRRLNELYKSSVASCRSLSTRLERFFSRKHRLMDQITSITAERLLFSHTVQMVQAAALDEMFHQGEASALRYHKALLLMEGLSLLLTEQDDILSVSKCKECIERRLTALQSGLCV